The Arachis hypogaea cultivar Tifrunner chromosome 16, arahy.Tifrunner.gnm2.J5K5, whole genome shotgun sequence genome contains a region encoding:
- the LOC112758861 gene encoding uncharacterized protein, with the protein MRGLLDLVTLYCKCNNLDSVQAMKEIHLYRDRKESFDRQEVIPAASELKPDEWWRLFGGSAPCLQKIAVRILSQASASSGCERNWSLFDQIHTKRRNRLEHDRLNDIVYVTYNLRLKSRKEKEKRKQKTQHDPIDYESISQVDFWVTEEVVEKEPDLPSNVDDLLREIDADLYQSGGGSSGLYAASLSSADQGGNEGEDHPTEADLQ; encoded by the exons ATGCGAGGTTTGCTTGATCTTGTTACCTTGTATTGCAAGTGTAACAATTTGGATTCAGTTCAGGCAATGAAAGAAATACATTTATATAGAGATCGGAAGGAAAGTTTTGATAGACAAGAAGTTATTCCAGCTGCATCTGAACTTAAGCCTG ATGAATGGTGGAGGTTATTCGGAGGCTCTGCTCCATGTCTACAAAAGATAGCTGTTCGCATTCTTAGCCAAGCATCTGCTTCTTCTGGGTGTGAGAGAAATTGGAGCCTTTTTGACCAGAttcatacaaaaagaagaaatagattgGAGCATGATAGACTCAATGACATTGTTTATGTTACCTATAATTTGCGTCTTAAATCCAG gaaggaaaaagaaaaaagaaagcaaaagacacAACATGATCCAATTGATTATGAAAGTATCAGTCAAGTTGACTTCTGGGTGACTGAAGAGGTTGTAGAGAAAGAGCCTGATCTTCCTAGTAATGTGGATGACTTATTGC GtgaaattgatgctgatttaTATCAAAGTGGTGGTGGTAGTAGTGGTCTTTATGCTGCATCTCTTTCTTCTGCTGATCAGGGTGGGAATGAAGGTGAAGATCATCCCACCGAAGCAGATTTGCAATAA
- the LOC112757367 gene encoding uncharacterized protein: MPADTPISNDAANPNSRSANDSQSQGSSNLRGKTDLAWKYVALQIVNGKPQYQCLFCLQVFNGGGIHRMKKHLAKVTGDVKKCPKVPYDVEKQMESLLKDIQANKKKRKVSFGEEGGDEVEDAIDEAIQEEQEQQRTSNQQGVGGDPKKKAKVIPPMFAPRTTPGAQPSIKSVLQNKEAIHEVDKRFARWLLDCKIPFNAVMSPYFQDMLDGVAGIGPGYKGPSYDKLRVHLLADLKRESQMLVDSYRSAWKETGCTLMADGWTDQRQRTLINFLVIEWIGPNNIVHVVTDNAANYVAAGRLINRKYDNIYWSPCAAHCLNLILKDISSMAHISNLATRASKITVFVYNHTVFLSWLRERPKWREIVRPGATRFATVFITLKSIFDRKKELQQLVVDSIFTDHKLGRSATGRAVSAIILDAKFWDNCFTVCKLVSPLIYLLRVVDADDPPSLGYYQLKMGQAFEERSSCGSLLPES; the protein is encoded by the exons ATGCCTGCCGATACTCCTATTTCGAATGATGCTGCTAATCCTAATTCCCGTAGTGCTAACGATAGTCAATCACAAGGTTCTTCGAACCTTAGGGGAAAAACAGATTTAGCTTGGAAATATGTTGCTCTACAAATAGTGAATGGAAAACCACAGTATCAATGTTTATTTTGTCTACAAGTTTTCAATGGAGGTGGAATTCACAGGATGAAGAAACATCTAGCAAAGGTTACCGGAGACGTGAAAAAATGTCCTAAAGTTCCATATGATGTGGAAAAACAGATGGAAAGTTTGTTGAAAGATATTCAGgccaacaaaaagaaaagaaaagtaagttTTGGTGAAGAGGGTGGTGATGAGGTAGAGGATGCAATTGATGAGGCAATCCAAGAAGAACAGGAACAGCAGCGTACCTCGAATCAGCAAGGAGTTGGAggcgatccaaagaaaaaagccaAAGTCATTCCTCCTATGTTTGCACCAAGAACAACTCCAGGAGCTCAACCAAGTATTAAGAGTGTTTTGCAAAACAAAGAGGCGATACACGAGGTTGATAAACGATTTGCTCGGTGGCTTTTGGATTGTAAAATTCCATTTAATGCTGTGATGTCGCCATATTTCCAAGATATGTTGGATGGTGTTGCTGGTATTGGACCTGGTTACAAGGGGCCTTCTTATGATAAGttaagggttcatttgttggctgATCTTAAAAGAGAAAGTCAAATGCTAGTTGATAGTTATAGGAGTGCATGGAAGGAAACTGGATGTACCCTCATGGCTGATGGTTGGACAGATCAAAGACAAAGAACGTTAATCAATTTTTTG GTGATTGAATGGATTGGCCCAAATAATATTGTGCATGTTGTGACTGACAATGCGGCCAATTATGTTGCTGCTGGTAGGCTTATCAATAGAAAATATGATAATATCTATTGGTCACCATGTGCTGCTCATTgccttaatcttattttaaaagatataagcAGCATGGCGCATATTTCTAACCTTGCAACTCGTGCTTCAAAGATCACAGTATTTGTGTACAATCATACAGTTTTCTTATCTTGGCTAAGAGAAAGACCTAAGTGGAGAGAAATTGTACGTCCTGGTGCAACCCGGTTTGCAACTGTGTTTATTACATTGAAGAGCATCTTTGACCGTAAAAAGGAGTTGCAACAATTGGTTGTAGATTCAATTTTCACTGATCATAAATTAGGAAGGAGTGCTACTGGTAGAGCTGTGAGTGCTATTATTCTGGATGCAAAATTTTGGGACAATTGCTTTACTGTATGTAAACTTGTGAGCCCTCTGATTTACTTGCTGAGGGTTGTTGATGCTGATGACCCCCCATCTTTGGG ATATTATCAACTCAAGATGGGACAAGCATTTGAAGAAAGATCTTCATGCGGCAGCTTACTTCCTGAATCCTAA